From the Musa acuminata AAA Group cultivar baxijiao chromosome BXJ1-2, Cavendish_Baxijiao_AAA, whole genome shotgun sequence genome, one window contains:
- the LOC135612144 gene encoding uncharacterized protein LOC135612144, whose translation MGRDVTNGPPKLERRSSKESLAKKFEAKKKLSPRNPLKELNSGSVPPPFGSAEAPKGGCFRFLLPNSSAKEPLARSKPRPRTPRSAPSNPRNDATNPRNLTNPSRYPTQKNESKSSPGVSKQLGSRKPSKPRTPDLLQLWNKRRPASNEQNPDSKFDLEEGSEGKVGSRLASTPEKTLQGFDAHVVLEVAKEVEQMITLTPTSATTPPVQESISPEVPVDASAVAATPACFAAGHVIARVHDRRKCRPRGILTIGGCGLDIEDVNVGGTDPTRVSAIPPPLAVASIRWLSSPSEKVNSDLGSSVSSSSKVHMVHRPAEASVDWLLPTCEGGDSMPRDEFSLQTRTSFDHGFWGFSPNNSNMVNSPDLRGLLDFKPPGLEETPSSGIGIQKTPTTGGNISPFSMILERIAKTSKSKLLRPQQERGAHRYGSALESSTFSGSSWIEGHAICTPSSSSSSTKKLNLSDLKIDKMAEAIENISWSPKLVSNETCCQVPSTKLNFQFGCLATPSNSVDLNRFQNPSCDRNSAVKNICAKEQVFPSSQTRISWREGLVSRIFEMGELDGSQWLSDDEDNFNHHEEDRAGPIANLKFEPRSSSSILKNQNEQIATAGFGSIEFVFDAEKVEAKVPPEGPTSCAESISIEGLVLDSSGDSDWKFFYKNHLFEV comes from the coding sequence ATGGGGCGAGATGTCACGAACGGGCCTCCGAAGCTGGAGAGGAGGAGCTCGAAGGAGTCTCTGGCGAAGAAATTTGAGGCCAAGAAGAAGCTGAGCCCCAGAAATCCACTGAAGGAGCTCAACAGTGGCTCCGTTCCTCCTCCTTTTGGCTCCGCCGAGGCTCCCAAAGGGGGTTGCTTCAGGTTCTTGCTCCCCAACTCCTCTGCTAAGGAGCCGCTTGCCCGATCCAAGCCGCGTCCAAGAACTCCCCGATCGGCGCCTTCCAATCCCAGAAACGACGCCACCAATCCCAGGAACCTCACAAACCCTTCCAGGTACCCGACCCAAAAGAATGAATCAAAATCCAGTCCTGGTGTCTCCAAGCAGCTCGGATCGAGGAAACCCTCGAAACCTAGAACCCCAGACCTCCTCCAGCTCTGGAACAAGAGAAGACCTGCCTCCAACGAACAAAACCCCGACTCAAAATTCGATCTTGAAGAGGGTTCGGAGGGAAAGGTAGGTTCTCGTTTGGCTTCGACTCCTGAGAAAACACTTCAGGGTTTTGATGCTCATGTCGTCTTGGAGGTAGCGAAGGAAGTGGAACAAATGATAACTCTCACACCGACTTCGGCCACCACACCTCCCGTTCAAGAGTCCATTTCGCCCGAGGTCCCCGTGGATGCTTCTGCGGTGGCTGCCACACCTGCTTGTTTTGCCGCAGGCCATGTGATCGCCAGAGTGCACGACCGGAGGAAATGCCGGCCGAGAGGCATACTGACTATCGGCGGATGTGGGTTGGACATCGAAGATGTTAATGTTGGGGGTACCGATCCAACTCGGGTCTCTGCAATACCTCCTCCTCTTGCGGTGGCATCTATACGTTGGCTGTCTTCACCCTCAGAGAAGGTTAACTCCGATCTTGGTAGCAGTGTTAGTTCTAGCTCGAAAGTTCATATGGTGCATCGCCCTGCTGAAGCTTCCGTGGATTGGCTTCTTCCCACTTGTGAAGGTGGAGACAGCATGCCCAGAGATGAGTTCTCATTGCAGACTAGAACTTCATTTGATCATGGATTTTGGGGCTTCTCTCCTAATAATTCAAACATGGTGAACTCACCTGACCTCAGGGGGTTGTTGGATTTCAAGCCTCCAGGTCTAGAAGAAACACCATCATCTGGTATTGGAATTCAGAAAACCCCTACTACTGGTGGTAATATTAGTCCTTTCTCTATGATCTTAGAAAGGATTGCAAAGACATCTAAAAGCAAACTTCTTAGGCCTCAACAAGAGAGGGGAGCACACCGTTATGGTTCTGCATTGGAGAGCTCAACATTTTCTGGCAGCTCTTGGATTGAAGGCCATGCTATCTGCACCCCATCATCTTCCTCGAGCTCAACAAAGAAATTAAATTTGTCTGACTTGAAGATTGACAAAATGGCAGAAGCTATCGAGAACATCAGCTGGTCACCAAAGCTAGTAAGCAACGAGACATGTTGTCAAGTGCCATCAACCAAGCTCAATTTCCAGTTTGGATGCCTGGCAACCCCATCAAACTCTGTTGATCTAAATCGTTTTCAAAATCCATCATGTGACAGAAACTCTGCAGTGAAAAATATTTGTGCTAAAGAACAGGTATTTCCAAGTTCTCAGACAAGGATATCATGGAGAGAAGGACTGGTGAGTAGGATCTTTGAGATGGGTGAACTGGATGGCAGTCAGTGGCTATCAGATGACGAGGATAACTTCAATCACCATGAAGAAGACAGAGCAGGACCAATTGCCAATCTTAAGTTTGAACCCAGAAGTAGCAGCTCCATTCTAAAGAATCAAAATGAACAGATTGCAACAGCTGGTTTTGGGTCTATTGAGTTTGTGTTTGATGCAGAAAAGGTTGAAGCAAAAGTTCCTCCAGAAGGACCGACCTCATGTGCCGAATCCATTAGCATAGAGGGACTTGTGTTGGATTCTTCTGGTGATTCTGATTGGAAGTTTTTCTATAAAAACCACTTATTTGAAGTGTGA
- the LOC103976568 gene encoding uncharacterized protein LOC103976568 — protein sequence MGMMSIASSPPEAASPAHCRAHKAFLLCNYVLLGAASSCIFLTLSLRLIPSACGLLLILLHALTIASAIAGCAAASGSSSRWYGAHMVATVLTAILQGSVAVLVFTRTSDFLADGLRSYVREEDGAVILKMVGALCLVIFCMEWVVMALAFVLRYHTYVDGSGVRRSAKVQQEGDVSNWPWPLQV from the coding sequence ATGGGGATGATGTCCATCGCCTCGTCGCCACCGGAGGCGGCCTCGCCGGCGCATTGCCGCGCTCACAAGGCCTTCCTGCTCTGCAACTACGTCCTCCTAGGGGCCGCCTCCAGCTGCATCTTCCTCACCCTTTCCCTCCGCCTCATCCCCTCGGCCTGcggcctcctcctcatcctcctccacgCCCTCACCATCGCCTCTGCTATCGCCGGGTGCGCCGCCGCCTCCGGCTCCTCCAGCCGCTGGTACGGCGCCCACATGGTCGCCACCGTCCTGACCGCCATACTCCAGGGCTCCGTCGCCGTGCTCGTCTTCACCAGGACGTCGGACTTCCTGGCGGATGGCCTCCGGTCCTACGTCCGGGAGGAGGACGGGGCGGTGATACTGAAGATGGTGGGGGCGCTCTGCCTGGTCATCTTCTGCATGGAGTGGGTGGTGATGGCTTTGGCCTTCGTGTTGAGGTACCACACCTATGTGGATGGGAGCGGCGTGAGGAGGAGCGCCAAGGTGCAGCAGGAGGGGGACGTGAGCAATTGGCCATGGCCTTTACAGGTCTAA
- the LOC135610193 gene encoding diacylglycerol kinase 2-like isoform X1 translates to MDFGATLLRTATESVVFRFGIFSWLVTAGSFGLLAVVYVFLKLQRQASVNWVKAAAREKKKAWAHLKCPTAPHAWTEDCSRSGQPSTCFVCLYSLASPQTCGANGTGNGLIHRCTVCGVAAHFHCSQYATKDCKLVAQAGASHLLHHWSERWVNSDENPEMSCFCCYCDELCGIPFLGASPIWCCLWCQRLVHVDCHAKLLKETGNVCDLGPLRRLILSPLSVQNPNGRQTTSGMLNSIKEEIIASSMRGGLRRRQNRSKYGNNHPVPSGIPNSKLQSDVEENSLFESMLRRLAGWNKSNKKNNQDDGSANLRSTSKVLYKKNKYTVDVDGIDKYKVVDLPQDARPLLVFINAKSGGQNGTSLRRRLSMLLNPVQIFGLSAMRGPEVALKMFHDIRYFRVLVCGGDGTVAWVLDAIEKENFESPPPVAILPLGTGNDLSRVLQWGGGLSSIEGQGGLEALLHDIDQAALTMLDRWSVTIKEHNVEKGKNVKQLKFMTNYLGIGCDAKVAYDFHMTREERPDKFYSQFVNKLRYAKEGAKDIMDRTCADLPWEVKLEVDGHEIEIPEDAEGVLVLNISSYMGGVDLWQNDYEHDDDFDMQSMHDQTLEVVCISGAWHLGKLQVGLSKARRLAQGKVIRLHMDSPFPVQIDGEPWIQQPGGLEIMHHGQAFMLRRASEEPTGHAAAIMTEVLVNAECSGLINAAQKRVLLQQMALRLSS, encoded by the exons ATGGATTTTGGTGCCACACTTTTAAGAACGGCTACTGAATCTGTGGTTTTCAGATTTGGGATTTTTAGTTGGCTCGTCACTGCTGGATCATTTGGACTTCTGGCTGTTGTTTATGTGTTCCTAAAGTTGCAGAGGCAGGCATCCGTGAACTGGGTTAAAGCCGCAgctagagaaaaaaagaaagcatGGGCACATCTAAAATGTCCAACTGCGCCTCATGCATGGACAGAAGACTGCTCTCGTAGTGGTCAACCATCCACATGTTTTGTTTGTTTGTATTCATTAGCCTCCCCACAAACTTGTGGTGCCAATGGGACAGGGAATGGTCTCATTCACCGTTGCACTGTTTGTGGTGTTGCAGCTCATTTTCACTGTTCTCAGTATGCCACAAAAGACTGCAAACTTGTAGCACAAGCTGGTGCATCTCATCTGCTGCATCATTGGTCGGAGAGATGGGTGAACTCGGATGAGAACCCCGAGATGTCTTGTTTTTGCTGTTACTGTGATGAACTATGTGGCATACCTTTTCTTGGTGCTTCTCCCATTTGGTGCTGCTTGTGGTGTCAGCGCCTTGTACATGTTGATTGTCATGCCAAATTACTGAAAGAGACTGGTAATGTTTGTGATTTAGGCCCTCTAAGAAGACTTAtcctttctcctctttctgtGCAAAACCCAAATGGGAGACAAACAACtagtggtatgttgaattctatcAAGGAAGAGATAATTGCTTCATCAATGAGGGGTGGcttgagaaggcggcaaaaccgaAGTAAATATGGCAACAACCATCCGGTGCCTTCTGGAATTCCTAATAGTAAATTGCAGAGTGATGTGGAGGAAAACTCGCTATTTGAATCAATGCTTAGAAGGCTTGCTGGATGGAACAAGTCCAACAAAAAGAACAATCAGGACGATGGATCGGCAAATCTTAGAAGCACTAGCAAGGTTCTCTACAAGAAAAACAAGTACACTGTTGATGTTGATGGAATAGACAAGTATAAGGTGGTTGATTTGCCGCAGGATGCCAGACCACTTCTTGTTTTTATTAATGCCAAAAGTGGTGGTCAGAATGGAACTTCTCTAAGAAGGAGATTGAGCATGTTACTGAACCCTGTACAG ATCTTTGGATTAAGCGCTATGCGGGGACCTGAAGTTGCATTGAAAATGTTCCATGATATCCGATACTTCAGAGTTCTCGTCTGTGGTGGGGATGGTACCGTAGCCTGGGTTCTTGATGccattgagaaggaaaactttgaatctcctcctcctgttGCAATACTTCCACTTGGCACAGGGAATGACTTGTCTCGAGTTTTACAATGGGGAGGAGGCTTGTCTTCAATTGAAGGGCAAGGTGGCTTAGAAGCCCTTCTTCATGATATCGACCAAGCAGCACTTACTATGTTAGATCGTTGGAGTGTCACAATTAAGGAACACAATGTGGAGAAAGGCAAAAATGTAAAGCAGttgaagttcatgacaaactatcTTG GCATTGGATGTGATGCAAAGGTAGCATATGACTTCCACATGACTCGGGAAGAAAGACCTGACAAGTTCTATAGCCAG TTTGTAAACAAGTTGCGATATGCTAAAGAGGGTGCCAAGGATATCATGGACAGAACATGTGCTGATTTACCATGGGAAGTAAAGCTTGAAGTCGATGGTCACGAAATTGAAATCCCAGAG GATGCAGAAGGTGTGCTTGTGTTAAATATCAGTAGCTACATGGGAGGGGTGGATCTATGGCAAAATGACTATGAGCATGATGATGATTTTGACATGCAGTCGATGCATGATCAAACACTTGAAGTTGTATGCATATCTGGGGCATGGCACCTTGGGAAACTTCAG GTAGGACTTTCAAAAGCCCGAAGACTGGCCCAAGGAAAAGTAATAAGGTTACACATGGACAGTCCCTTTCCTGTTCAGATTGATGGGGAACCGTGGATCCAGCAACCTGGTGGCCTTGAAATAATGCATCATGGACag GCGTTCATGTTGAGGAGGGCATCTGAGGAGCCTACTGGACATGCTGCAGCGATCATGACAGAGGTCCTTGTAAATGCCGAGTGCAGTGGCCTCATCAATGCTGCCCAGAAGAGAGTGCTCCTCCAGCAAATGGCACTTCGTCTATCCTCCTAA
- the LOC135610193 gene encoding diacylglycerol kinase 2-like isoform X2 yields the protein MDFGATLLRTATESVVFRFGIFSWLVTAGSFGLLAVVYVFLKLQRQASVNWVKAAAREKKKAWAHLKCPTAPHAWTEDCSRSGQPSTCFVCLYSLASPQTCGANGTGNGLIHRCTVCGVAAHFHCSQYATKDCKLVAQAGASHLLHHWSERWVNSDENPEMSCFCCYCDELCGIPFLGASPIWCCLWCQRLVHVDCHAKLLKETGNVCDLGPLRRLILSPLSVQNPNGRQTTSGMLNSIKEEIIASSMRGGLRRRQNRSKYGNNHPVPSGIPNSKLQSDVEENSLFESMLRRLAGWNKSNKKNNQDDGSANLRSTSKVLYKKNKYTVDVDGIDKYKVVDLPQDARPLLVFINAKSGGQNGTSLRRRLSMLLNPVQIFGLSAMRGPEVALKMFHDIRYFRVLVCGGDGTVAWVLDAIEKENFESPPPVAILPLGTGNDLSRVLQWGGGLSSIEGQGGLEALLHDIDQAALTMLDRWSVTIKEHNVEKGKNVKQLKFMTNYLGIGCDAKVAYDFHMTREERPDKFYSQFVNKLRYAKEGAKDIMDRTCADLPWEVKLEVDGHEIEIPEDAEGVLVLNISSYMGGVDLWQNDYEHDDDFDMQSMHDQTLEVVCISGAWHLGKLQVGLSKARRLAQGKVIRLHMDSPFPVQIDGEPWIQQPGGLEIMHHGQKVQLLKCLYLPSWYFEAANIR from the exons ATGGATTTTGGTGCCACACTTTTAAGAACGGCTACTGAATCTGTGGTTTTCAGATTTGGGATTTTTAGTTGGCTCGTCACTGCTGGATCATTTGGACTTCTGGCTGTTGTTTATGTGTTCCTAAAGTTGCAGAGGCAGGCATCCGTGAACTGGGTTAAAGCCGCAgctagagaaaaaaagaaagcatGGGCACATCTAAAATGTCCAACTGCGCCTCATGCATGGACAGAAGACTGCTCTCGTAGTGGTCAACCATCCACATGTTTTGTTTGTTTGTATTCATTAGCCTCCCCACAAACTTGTGGTGCCAATGGGACAGGGAATGGTCTCATTCACCGTTGCACTGTTTGTGGTGTTGCAGCTCATTTTCACTGTTCTCAGTATGCCACAAAAGACTGCAAACTTGTAGCACAAGCTGGTGCATCTCATCTGCTGCATCATTGGTCGGAGAGATGGGTGAACTCGGATGAGAACCCCGAGATGTCTTGTTTTTGCTGTTACTGTGATGAACTATGTGGCATACCTTTTCTTGGTGCTTCTCCCATTTGGTGCTGCTTGTGGTGTCAGCGCCTTGTACATGTTGATTGTCATGCCAAATTACTGAAAGAGACTGGTAATGTTTGTGATTTAGGCCCTCTAAGAAGACTTAtcctttctcctctttctgtGCAAAACCCAAATGGGAGACAAACAACtagtggtatgttgaattctatcAAGGAAGAGATAATTGCTTCATCAATGAGGGGTGGcttgagaaggcggcaaaaccgaAGTAAATATGGCAACAACCATCCGGTGCCTTCTGGAATTCCTAATAGTAAATTGCAGAGTGATGTGGAGGAAAACTCGCTATTTGAATCAATGCTTAGAAGGCTTGCTGGATGGAACAAGTCCAACAAAAAGAACAATCAGGACGATGGATCGGCAAATCTTAGAAGCACTAGCAAGGTTCTCTACAAGAAAAACAAGTACACTGTTGATGTTGATGGAATAGACAAGTATAAGGTGGTTGATTTGCCGCAGGATGCCAGACCACTTCTTGTTTTTATTAATGCCAAAAGTGGTGGTCAGAATGGAACTTCTCTAAGAAGGAGATTGAGCATGTTACTGAACCCTGTACAG ATCTTTGGATTAAGCGCTATGCGGGGACCTGAAGTTGCATTGAAAATGTTCCATGATATCCGATACTTCAGAGTTCTCGTCTGTGGTGGGGATGGTACCGTAGCCTGGGTTCTTGATGccattgagaaggaaaactttgaatctcctcctcctgttGCAATACTTCCACTTGGCACAGGGAATGACTTGTCTCGAGTTTTACAATGGGGAGGAGGCTTGTCTTCAATTGAAGGGCAAGGTGGCTTAGAAGCCCTTCTTCATGATATCGACCAAGCAGCACTTACTATGTTAGATCGTTGGAGTGTCACAATTAAGGAACACAATGTGGAGAAAGGCAAAAATGTAAAGCAGttgaagttcatgacaaactatcTTG GCATTGGATGTGATGCAAAGGTAGCATATGACTTCCACATGACTCGGGAAGAAAGACCTGACAAGTTCTATAGCCAG TTTGTAAACAAGTTGCGATATGCTAAAGAGGGTGCCAAGGATATCATGGACAGAACATGTGCTGATTTACCATGGGAAGTAAAGCTTGAAGTCGATGGTCACGAAATTGAAATCCCAGAG GATGCAGAAGGTGTGCTTGTGTTAAATATCAGTAGCTACATGGGAGGGGTGGATCTATGGCAAAATGACTATGAGCATGATGATGATTTTGACATGCAGTCGATGCATGATCAAACACTTGAAGTTGTATGCATATCTGGGGCATGGCACCTTGGGAAACTTCAG GTAGGACTTTCAAAAGCCCGAAGACTGGCCCAAGGAAAAGTAATAAGGTTACACATGGACAGTCCCTTTCCTGTTCAGATTGATGGGGAACCGTGGATCCAGCAACCTGGTGGCCTTGAAATAATGCATCATGGACag AAGGTGCAGCTGTTGAAGTGCTTGTATTTACCAAGCTGGTATTTTGAAGCAGCAAATATTAGATAA
- the LOC103976567 gene encoding protein FAR1-RELATED SEQUENCE 6, with protein MEGHGSRSKKPRRQPFSLNSQDVMGDVGLEGLDGMEDDELDDGNAGAEVDDRVPEVGMVFKNHQEVSRFYKRYARRVGFGIAIRRSAFTEDGHCLYLELMCCKGGRNRPEAKYRKRNSAKTNCPARIKVKLWGDGMLHLVVANIDHNHPVSPSMARFLSCYRQLSGAAKKRAERNKDGETVQPRLPPRMPIERLSALEELLFSESEHRSFVERGRLKLGEGDAEALRLFFTRMQAKNTNFFNVIDLDEEGCVRNVFWADARSRAAYQYYNDVVVLDTTYVINKYDLPLATFVGVNHHGQLVLLGCCLLSDETMETYVWLFKAWIACMYGEFPKALITDQSKSIQSAVAQVLPEVRHRICLSQIMKKVPEKLGGLAEYRAINKAMQKAVYDSLTAEEFEDDWRRMVEMYGLHGNEWFRSLYECRHSWVPVYLKDTFWAGMSTTQRNETMVAFFDGHVEAKTSLKQFLSKYEMALLDKYEKEAQADFETFHKRRPSVSKFHMEEQLSRVYTLNMFKKFQDEIEAIMYCHASLVNVDGPVSTFDVKECIFLDDGKRTMNKNHGVLYNTEEKEIQCICGSFQFRGILCRHALSVLKWQQVHEIPSQYVLDRWKKDFKRLHVLARSSDDVIANNRVDRYDYLSMRCLQLVEVGVLSDKYQLALKLIKEVEKFLLSDKTHDDTQPRIKLRVPKANRLNWNHNQNAGKSVASENGNAVQLLGGQPQMTEAHVEPPHGITKAADGSYEFQGLPTPYLATQIRLQPNTRPTEGGNTAVLPPRGHFGIPLNGNQTTMRPGIVYMFPGGFDPQTFGNGPMMPWIYQPMLQATQNPKDSPAPTVVPPKRRKMYRGHKSLQATQEPKETSGATG; from the exons ATGGAAGGACACGGCTCCCGGTCGAAGAAACCTAGAAGGCAGCCCTTCTCTCTCAACTCCCAG GATGTGATGGGAGACGTGGGTTTGGAAGGGCTCGACGGAATGGAGGATGATGAGTTGGATGATGGTAATGCCGGGGCTGAAGTCGATGACAGAGTGCCTGAGGTGGGCATGGTGTTTAAGAATCATCAAGAGGTTTCCAGATTCTACAAGAGGTATGCTCGCCGGGTGGGGTTTGGCATTGCGATAAGAAGATCTGCCTTCACTGAAGACGGCCACTGCCTGTACCTAGAGCTGATGTGCTGCAAGGGAGGTCGGAATCGACCTGAGGCCAAGTACCGGAAAAGGAACTCAGCAAAGACGAATTGTCCAGCTAGAATCAAGGTGAAGCTGTGGGGAGATGGGATGCTGCACTTGGTCGTGGCTAATATTGATCATAACCATCCGGTCAGCCCCTCGATGGCACGGTTCTTGAGCTGTTATAGGCAGCTATCAGGTGCTGCCAAGAAGCGCGCTGAGCGTAACAAGGATGGAGAGACAGTACAGCCAAGATTGCCTCCAAGGATGCCCATCGAGCGATTAAGCGCGCTCGAAGAACTACTTTTTAGTGAGAGTGAACATAGGAGTTTTGTGGAAAGGGGTCGATTGAAGCTCGGAGAAGGGGATGCCGAGGCACTTCGTCTCTTCTTTACTAGAATGCAGGCGAAGAATACAAATTTCTTCAATGTCATTGATTTGGATGAGGAAGGCTGTGTGAGGAATGTATTCTGGGCAGATGCACGGTCAAGAGCTGCTTATCAGTACTATAATGATGTCGTTGTGCTTGATACGACCTATGTGATAAATAAATATGATTTGCCTTTGGCCACCTTTGTTGGGGTGAACCATCATGGTCAGTTGGTGCTCTTGGGTTGCTGTTTGCTCTCGGATGAGACCATGGAGACCTATGTATGGTTGTTCAAGGCATGGATAGCATGTATGTATGGGGAGTTTCCTAAGGCCCTGATCACCGATCAATCTAAGAGCATTCAGAGTGCGGTTGCTCAAGTGCTCCCTGAAGTTCGTCATCGCATATGCTTGTCGCAGATAATGAAAAAAGTTCCTGAGAAATTAGGTGGATTAGCGGAGTATAGAGCTATTAATAAGGCAATGCAAAAGGCTGTTTATGATTCTTTAACAGCTGAGGAGTTTGAGGACGACTGGAGAAGGATGGTTGAGATGTATGGACTTCATGGTAATGAATGGTTCAGGTCATTATATGAATGCCGACATTCTTGGGTCCCTGTTTATCTAAAAGACACATTTTGGGCAGGTATGTCGACCACCCAACGTAATGAAACTATGGTTGCATTTTTTGATGGGCATGTGGAAGCAAAGACTTCCCTGAAGCAATTTCTTAGTAAATATGAGATGGCATTGCTGGATAAATACGAAAAGGAAGCTCAAGCAGATTTTGAGACATTTCATAAGAGACGACCGTCTGTCTCAAAATTTCACATGGAAGAGCAACTGTCCAGAGTATACACACTTAATATGTTTAAAAAATTCCAGGATGAGATTGAGGCCATAATGTACTGTCATGCATCACTGGTCAATGTAGATGGGCCGGTATCTACTTTTGATGTCAAGGAATGTATCTTTCTTGATGATGGCAAGAGGACAATGAATAAGAATCACGGAGTTTTATACAACACAGAAGAGAAGGAGATTCAATGCATATGTGGTTCTTTTCAGTTTAGAGGGATTCTATGCAGGCACGCTTTGTCTGTATTAAAGTGGCAACAAGTGCATGAAATTCCATCTCAATATGTTCTGGATCGGTGGAAAAAGGACTTCAAGCGATTGCATGTTCTGGCTCGATCTTCAGATGATGTGATCGCTAATAATAGAGTTGACCGTTATGATTATTTATCAATGCGATGCCTTCAGCTGGTTGAAGTTGGAGTACTTTCAGATAAATACCAACTTGCTCTAAAGTTGATAAAAGAGGTGGAGAAGTTTCTTCTTAGTGACAAAACACATGATGATACACAACCTAGGATTAAGCTTCGTGTTCCCAAAGCAAACAGATTGAACTGGAATCACAATCAAAATGCTGGAAAGAGTGTGGCTTCTGAAAATGGAAATGCAGTGCAACTTCTTGGTGGGCAGCCACAAATGACTGAGGCCCATGTAGAG CCTCCTCATGGAATCACAAAGGCTGCTGATGGTAGCTATGAGTTCCAAGGTCTTCCGACTCCGTATCTTGCCACCCAAATCAGGCTTCAACCAAACACGAGACCAACG GAAGGAGGAAACACAGCTGTCTTGCCTCCTCGTGGTCATTTTGGTATACCACTGAATGGGAACCAAACAACAATGAGACCAGGCATAGTATACATGTTCCCG GGTGGGTTTGACCCTCAGACTTTTGGAAACGGGCCTATGATGCCATGGATCTATCAGCCAATGCTCCAG GCTACTCAGAACCCAAAGGATTCGCCTGCTCCGACAGTTGTCCCACCAAAGAGACGAAAGATGTATCGTGGCCACAAGTCTTTGCAAGCAACTCAAGAACCAAAAGAAACTTCTGGTGCAACTGGTTAA